The genome window TATAGTAAAAAAAGGAGTATCTTCATTAATCTATGAGATTACTCCTTTTTTATTAATTATTTTCTTCCAAGAATTTTAATAATTTCTGTATTTTTCTATCCTTTTCATCTTCTACTAATTTTAGTTCAAAAAAATACTTTCCTATATTTTTATACTCCATAGCCTCTTTTTCAAATTCTTTTGAATAATCAGCTTTTTTTAAATACAGTATCTGCCTTTCTGGAAAATAAATCTGTTTTCTATTATATGGCAATATAAAAACATAAAACACATCTTTACTGCCTATCTTCCATTTCCACCCAATTAAATGTCTTTTAAAGTTAAAATGATACGACCTAACTGTATCATTAAGTGAGAATCCATAATTCATTACATAAAGTTTCGTTTTAAAATCAAATTTCTGAACATACCAAAAATCATATTTCCGATTTTCTTTTAAAAGTCTAATTCTCTCATCTTTCAGAAAGAAAATCAAACTTCCTGCATAAATTGAAATTAGAAAAATAAAAATACTTATAACTATACTTTTTCTTTTCCTATAGTAAGCTCTTACTTTCCAAAATAGCTCTTCCAAAAAATCTAATATATCGTATATCATTTTTCTCACCTAAATGAAATTTTAACTATTCCACATCATAAATAAATGAATAGTTTTGTTTCACATCTTTACTTAAACTTCTGCCAACTACACACATTTCTTCTACTGATTTTTCAGCTTTTTCTCTTACTTCCTGACTGTATTCCTTTTTTAGATGAAATGCAATATTGATTTCTGTAACTTTAAAAGTTGTTAAATCGACTGTTTTTCCAACTTCTGCATAGCAATTTTGAAAATTCTGGTTATTAGATTCTAATTTTATTGATAAAACTGTCATAGCACATGAAGCTACAGATGCAGCGAGAAGTTCTGACGGAGAAAGCATTTCGCCATTACGGTCTGTCAAAATAATCTCGCTATTTCTGTTATTTTCTATTTTCATTCTAAAATTTTTGTCATATTTTACTATCATTTTATCCATTTTTATCCTTTAATTATCTTAAATTCTATTTTAAAGCATTTAATCCTGCTAAATTCAAGAAGTTCCAAGGCTTGTTATAGTGAGGCTGGAAGAAGAAGTCTACAAATGCCAATTCTTCTACAGTCATTTTATTTTGAATACATACTGACAATGTGTTAATTGATTGTGTTAAGTCAATTTTAGAAGTTAACTGTGCTCCTAAAATTCTTCTGCTATTTTTTTCAAATACCACTTTTAATGTAACTTTTTCATAAGTTGGCATAAATTCAGGACGATAGTTATCAACTGCGATTACACTTTCAACCTCTACTCCTTCTTGTTTTGCTATTTCTTCTGTTAGTCCAGTTGCAGCCATATTGTTTTCGTAAATTTTAATTCCTGAAGTACCTTGTGTTCCAAGATGTCTAACTTTATTTTCAAGCAAGTTTATAGCTGCTAATGTTCCCATTCTTACAGCGTTAGTTGCAAGCGGAATATATCTTTCTCTTTGTAATGGATTATAGAATACTGAACAGCAGTCTCCTGCAGCCATAACGTCTTTATTACTTGTTCTCATATATTCGTCAACTTTAATTGCTCCATTTGGAAGCATTTCAAGCTGTCCTTTAAACAATGAAGTACTTGGCAGGAATCCAACACACATAATTACCATATCAGCTTCATATTCATTTTTATCAGTAATTACTTTTGTTACATTTCCATTGCTTCCTTCAAATTTAACAACTTTTTCTCCAGTTGCAATTACAATTCCTCTATGTTTAAACGATTCTTCAGCAACATCTGTAAATTCCTTGTCAAAATATTTGCTCAAAACTCTTTCTTCTGCATCTACTAGCACAACTTCTTTTCCATTATCTCTAAATGCTTCAACAAGTTCCACTCCAATGTATCCTGCTCCAACAACAACAACTTTTTGTGAATGTTTTGCTCTTTCAATAATTTCATTTGAATGATTGTAATTTTTACAAAGTAAGATATTATTTAAATCAATTCCTTCAATTGGCGGAATAATAGGCCAAGAACCAGATGTAATGATTAATTTGTCAAAAGTTTCATTAAATTCAATTCCAGTTTCCAAATTCACAACTCTTATTTTTTTACCTTCAATATCAACATTCTTTACTTCATGTCTCATTCTAGTGTCAACGTTTAATTCTCTTAATTTTTCAGGTGAACAGTAAAACAGCCCTTGAGGATCTTTTACAACTCCTCCTACATATAAGGCAATCCCACAAGACAAGAATGAAATATTGTCATTTCTTTCAAATACTGTTAT of Leptotrichia hongkongensis contains these proteins:
- a CDS encoding OsmC family protein, whose protein sequence is MDKMIVKYDKNFRMKIENNRNSEIILTDRNGEMLSPSELLAASVASCAMTVLSIKLESNNQNFQNCYAEVGKTVDLTTFKVTEINIAFHLKKEYSQEVREKAEKSVEEMCVVGRSLSKDVKQNYSFIYDVE
- a CDS encoding FAD-dependent oxidoreductase, translating into MKVVVIGCTHAGTAAILNLRKTNPDAEITVFERNDNISFLSCGIALYVGGVVKDPQGLFYCSPEKLRELNVDTRMRHEVKNVDIEGKKIRVVNLETGIEFNETFDKLIITSGSWPIIPPIEGIDLNNILLCKNYNHSNEIIERAKHSQKVVVVGAGYIGVELVEAFRDNGKEVVLVDAEERVLSKYFDKEFTDVAEESFKHRGIVIATGEKVVKFEGSNGNVTKVITDKNEYEADMVIMCVGFLPSTSLFKGQLEMLPNGAIKVDEYMRTSNKDVMAAGDCCSVFYNPLQRERYIPLATNAVRMGTLAAINLLENKVRHLGTQGTSGIKIYENNMAATGLTEEIAKQEGVEVESVIAVDNYRPEFMPTYEKVTLKVVFEKNSRRILGAQLTSKIDLTQSINTLSVCIQNKMTVEELAFVDFFFQPHYNKPWNFLNLAGLNALK